The bacterium genome has a window encoding:
- a CDS encoding HEAT repeat domain-containing protein — MHRILIIFFLCAVHSSSSASELIRYSQGPASLPERIQWAFRSASGEKQYWIGYSVTRFMYPNEIFMSGVSINGDFRQLKNKPSLQEWISGVKIVPKKDVREIAESELSKLENSKRAKVWKEIGIFHRYQSGAKFPDRTKVVSLTVWTSFDGPLVWLGTATHEESFLQLSGMYQQTRSAEVKEDMMAAIGVHPPPIAFPFFKKVLTSQEPEEAQEAAAIFVGELDTPEALQLLQQVIETNPSEEVRESAVVGIAEFRSEESLQILSDVARNHRDSELRETALAMLGDTKNAKATKILEEIAWFDSDSEIRETAVVMLGERDDGVPALLKIMEEHPSKDTREIAIHILAESVAGRDILKKKIKE, encoded by the coding sequence ATGCATAGAATTCTGATCATCTTTTTTTTGTGTGCCGTTCATTCATCTTCAAGTGCTTCAGAGCTGATCCGCTATTCTCAGGGCCCGGCTTCACTTCCGGAACGGATCCAATGGGCCTTTCGCTCCGCTTCGGGTGAAAAGCAGTACTGGATTGGATACAGCGTCACCCGGTTTATGTATCCGAACGAGATTTTCATGAGCGGTGTTTCAATCAATGGGGATTTTCGTCAATTGAAGAACAAGCCATCTCTTCAAGAGTGGATCAGTGGAGTGAAGATTGTACCGAAAAAGGATGTTCGGGAAATCGCGGAATCAGAACTCAGCAAACTGGAAAACTCGAAGCGTGCCAAAGTCTGGAAAGAAATAGGAATCTTTCACAGATATCAATCGGGTGCAAAATTTCCCGACAGAACTAAGGTCGTTAGTTTGACTGTCTGGACCTCTTTTGATGGACCATTAGTCTGGCTTGGGACTGCAACACATGAGGAAAGTTTTCTTCAGCTTTCAGGCATGTATCAGCAGACAAGAAGTGCAGAGGTGAAAGAAGACATGATGGCCGCCATTGGTGTGCATCCTCCGCCGATTGCATTTCCCTTTTTTAAGAAGGTATTGACTTCACAGGAACCGGAAGAAGCGCAGGAGGCAGCGGCTATTTTTGTAGGAGAGCTGGATACACCGGAAGCTCTTCAATTGTTGCAACAGGTTATCGAGACCAATCCATCGGAAGAGGTCCGAGAAAGTGCCGTAGTCGGTATTGCGGAGTTCCGGTCGGAAGAATCTCTCCAAATATTGTCCGATGTTGCACGCAACCATCGTGACAGCGAATTGAGAGAAACCGCGCTTGCCATGTTGGGCGACACAAAAAATGCCAAGGCTACAAAGATATTAGAAGAAATCGCCTGGTTTGACTCTGATTCGGAGATCCGGGAAACAGCCGTTGTGATGCTGGGAGAACGGGATGATGGCGTTCCAGCGCTGTTAAAGATTATGGAGGAGCATCCCTCCAAAGATACAAGGGAAATTGCCATACACATTCTTGCAGAAAGTGTCGCAGGACGAGATATTTTGAAAAAGAAAATTAAGGAGTAG